The Pseudomonas protegens genome contains the following window.
CGCAGCCAGGAACTGGTGCGGCAGATGCACGCGGTGGGGCTCAAGCGTCTGCCCGGGGAGCGCCGGCATCAGCAGCGCGAGCGTTCGCTGCAACAAGGGATTGCCATCGACGCTGCGCAACTGCAGCGCTTGCGGGATCTGGCGCGGGGCTGAAGGACACAGAAATGCAGGCCGGGCCGGCGAGGGGCCCGGCCTGCAGGGCGGTCAGGAACGACGGCCGAGCAACAGACCGACCACCAGCCCGACACCGGCGGAGATGGCCACGGTCTGCCACGGATGGCCACCGATGTACTGCTCGGTGGCATCCACCACCGGCTTGCTGCGTTCGCGCACATGGCTCACCGAATCCAGCGCCTGCTTGAGCTTGAGGCTCACCTGCCGGCGCAGGCTTTCACCTTCTTCGCCCACCAGGGTGGCGCTGCCCTTGAGTAGTTTTTCCGACTCTTCGATCAGCGCCTGCAACTCGCTGAAGGCCTGATCCTTGATTTGATCGTTTTCCGCTTGCGCGGCTGATTTACGAGGCATGAAGTTTTTCCTTGGACAATGTGAACGGTGGTGCATGAGCGCCTTGTGCAGCACCAGGCCAGCTCAAGCCGATTGCAGTCTGCGGCAGCGGCTGCAGTGATCGGGTACCTGCAATGGAGTCCGGTGCCGGGGCAAAAGTTGCAGCCATTTTGCCCCTTGCTCGCCAGCCCGGGGTAAACCCGTCAGCCCCTACAGTGTAAGATGTCGCCTATTTTACGCAGCAGGAATTTCCCATGAGTTTCAATCTGGCTAACAAGCCCCTGGCCGAACGCGCCGCCATCGAGGACGAGAAGTCCCGTCTGTTCGAACTGTGGCAGAGCAACCTGGGCAAGGCCAAGGGCGAGGGCGCGCGGTTGTTCGGCGAGCGCGGCAAGCGCAAGGGCAAGTGGGCCGAGTGGGTCCGTGCCGAACTCGACGGCATGTCGCCGCCGGAGTTCTCCAACATGGTGCGCAGCGAAGTCAATCGCCTGATGGCGGCGAACAAGTAAGGGCGAAACTCTCGACGATCGCCTCGCGCACCTTCACCAGCAGCGGATCGGTCTGCGGGCTGGTGCGCCAGCCCAGCTCGATCGGATAACGCGGCAGCGCCAGGGGGCAGGGCAGCAGTTGCAGGCCGGTGAGCTCGGCGATGCGCCGGGCGGCATGGTCGGGAATGGTCGCCACCGCCTGGCTGCCCTTGAGCAGAAAGGGCAGCGCCGCAAAGTGCGTGGTCGAGGCGCACACCCGGCGACTGAGGCCCAGGTTCGCCAGGCCTTCATCGGTGATGCCGATAAAGCCCTGGGACGACACCAGCAGGTGCTCACGCGCAACGAACTCTTCAAGGCTGATGCCTTGCTGCCCGGGAGCCAGGCTGGCCGGGTCGGCCAGGCACAGGTAAGCCCCTTCCCCCAGTACCTGGCGGCTGAGCAGGCGTTCGGCAAAACCGCCGGCACTGATGGCCAGGTCGACACTGCGCTGCAACAGCGCCTCGGCGACGATCTGGCTGTGGGTCTGGCGGAAAATCAGCCGCAGCTTGGGCGCCCGCCGGGCCACGGCCTCGATCATCTGCCGGCCATAGGCAATCTCGAAATCATCCGACAGCCCGAGCGTCACCGAGCGCCCCTGATAATCGCCGGTGTCCGGGGCGACCATGGCCAGGCTCTGGCGGCATTTGTTCAGGGCATCGCTGACCACCGGCTTCAACTGATTGGCCTTGAGGGTCGGTGCCAGCCCGCGCCCGGTGCGCACGAACAGCGGGTCGCCATACAGCTCCCGCAGCCGGCGCAAGGCCGCGCTCATCGCCGATTGGGTGACCCCCAGGCGCAGGGCGGCGCGGCTGGCGCTGGACTCGTCATGCAAGGCTTCGAAGGCCTTGAGCAGGTTGAGATCGACGCTGGCGATATTCATCTGGTTCATATCATTAAGCACTGAGTTGGGGTTTATCGATGATCGGCGGCGCCCGCAGAATGCGCAACACCTGATCCTTCGAGGAAACACGTCATGCCCAAGTCCATCGTCGCTGCCCTGCAAATCGGTGCCCTGCCTGAAGGCAAGGCGGCCACCCTGGAGCAGATCCTGTCTTACCAAGCCGCCATCATCGAGGCCGGTGCGCAACTGGTGGTGATGCCCGAAGCGCTGCTCGGGGGCTACCCCAAGGGGGAAGGCTTCGGCACCCAGCTGGGCTATCGCCTGCCGGAAGGGCGCGAGGCCTTCGCCCGCTACTTTGCCAATGCCATCGACGTCCCCGGGGCCGAAACCGAGGCCCTGGCCGGGCTGTCGGCGCGGACCGGGGCCAACCTGGTGCTGGGGGTGATCGAGCGCAGCGGCAGTACCTTGTATTGCACGGCGCTGTATTTCGACCCGCAGGCGGGGCTGGTGGGCAAGCACCGCAAATTGATGCCCACCGGCACCGAGCGGCTGATCTGGGGCAAGGGCGACGGCTCGACCCTGCCGGTGCTGGACACCCAGGTCGGCCGGCTTGGCGCGGTGATCTGCTGGGAAAACATGATGCCGCTGCTGCGCACCGCGATGTATGCCCAGGGCATCGAAGTCTGGTGCGCGCCGACGGTGGACGAGCGGGAAATGTGGCAAGTGAGCATGCGCCACATTGCCCATGAAGGTCGCTGCTTCGTGGTCAGTGCCTGTCAGGTGCAGGCCTCGCCGGAGGAACTGGGGCTGGAGATTGCCAACTGGCCGGCGCAGCGGCCGTTGATTGCCGGCGGCAGCGTGATCGTCGGGCCCATGGGCGATGTGCTGGCCGGGCCGCTGGTGGGCCGTGCCGGGCTGATCAGCGCCGAGATCGACACCGCCGATCTGGTGCGCGCGCGTTATGACTACGACGTGGCCGGCCATTACGCGCGCCCGGATGTATTTGAACTGAGCGTGGACCAGCGCCCCCGTCCCGGGGTGCGCTTTACCTGAGCCGGCGCCATTCCTCGCGGGTGATTTCCCACAGGTCCACGGGGAAGCGTCCGCTGACGAACTCGCCTGCTTCCGAGCGGATCAGGCGCATGCCGCCACGCTCGGAAATCCGCCGCGAACCCTGGTTCGGCGCCGCCTTGGGCACCCGCATCAGCGGTTGTTGCAGCACCTCGAACCAATAGTGGTCCACCGCCTCGCAGGCCTCGCTCATGTAGCCATGGCCCTGCCATGCCGGAGCCAGCCAAAAGCCGCGGTGGTTATCGGTTTCATCCATCAGGCTGATGCTGCCGATCATCTGCCCGGGGTTGCTGCGCAGGCGCAGGGTCCAGTGCCATTCCGTGCCCCGGGCCATCGCCGGCAGCGCCAGGTCCCGCACGAAGCTCAAGGCGCCGTCGGCCGGGTAGGGCCAGGGCACCAGGGCGTTGAGGTAGCGCACCACCTCCCAGTGTGGAAACAGTTGCTGGATGGCCTCGGCGTCCGCCAGTTCCAGGGGCCGCAGCAATAGCCGCTCGGTGTGCAGGGTGGGCAGGCTGCCAATCATGATCAGGACTCCTTGTGCGGCTTGCCGAGCAGCAGGTGCTCGCCGAGAAAGTCGACGAACACCCGCAGCTTGGGCAGCAGGTGCCGGCTGTTGGGCCAGAGGATAGAGAACTTGCCGCGCTCTTGCTGGTAGTCGTCCAGCACCGACACCAGGCTGCCGTCGGCCAGGGCGCCGCCAACCACGAAGTCCGGTACGTAGGCGATGCCCAGGCCCTGGGTCGCGGCATGGATCAGCGACTCCAGGTTGTTGCTGGTCAAGGCGCTGCCCAGCACCAGCGGCGCGGCGCTGTCGGCCAGGTGCAGGCGCCACTGTTGCAGTTGGGTGCCGCCGGGAAACTTGTAGCGCAGGCAGGCGTGGTGCTCCAGGTCCCTGGGGGTCTGGGGCGTGCCGCGGCGGGCGAAGTAGCCGGGCGCGCCCACCAGTACGAAGCCGAAGGGCCCGAGGCTGCGGGACTTGAGCTGGGAATCCGGCAACTCGCCGCTGCGGATCACCGCATCCACCCCTTCGGCGATGACGTCGATCAGCCGGTCGTTGAAATCCAGGTCCAGTTCGATGTCCGGGTAGCGCGCGGAGAACGCCGGGAGGATCGGCAGCAGCATGCGGTAGCCGATGGCCGGCAGGCTGACCCGCAAGCGCCCCCGGGGCGCATCGCTGAGCCGCGCCAGTTCGGCCTCGGCTTCCTGTACCTGATCGACGATGCGCTGGCCGCGTTCGTAGAACAGCGTGCCTTCGTCGGTCAGGCTGAGGCGCCGGGTGCTGCGGTTGAGCAGGCGCACGCCGAGCCGCTGTTCCAGGCGCGACAACGCCTTGCCCACGGCCGAGGCGGACAGCCCCAGGCGCTCGCCGGCGGCCACCAGGCTGCCACTCTGGACCACGCAGACAAACACGTGCAGGCCGTTCAGGTTGTCCATGGTGCACCTCGATTGCAGCGTTTTTGTCGGTAAAGAGCGGAATAATGCCCTGTTTTTTATCGATTGCGGCCTGCCTATCCTGGGTTTTTCTTCCATCGGCCCTGATTGCCAGGGCGTGCAGAGGTGTCCGTGAATCCTGAACTCGACCTGTCCCTGGGGCTGCCGGCCCGCACCCGCGAACGGGGTGCCTACGGTGTATTGGCGGCGGTGTGCCTAGCGGCGCTGATGCTGCCCCTGACCTTTGTCGGCGTGGCCGTGGCGACCCCGGCCATCGCCCGCGAGCTGGGGGGCAGCCCGCTGGCCCTGAGCTGGACCACCAATGCCTTCATGCTGGCCTTTGGTAGTGTGCTGATGGCGGCCGGCACCCTGGCCGACGAGTACGGTCGCAAGCGCCTGTTCAGCCTGGGGGTGGCGCTGTTCGGCCTGAGTTCCCTGGCCCTGGTGTTCGTGCCGTCGCTGCTGTGGCTCAACCTGCTGCGCGGGGTCCAGGGCCTGGCCGGCGCTGCGGCCCTGGCCGGTGGTTCGGCGGCCCTGGCCCAGGCCTTCGACGGCCCGACGCGGACTCGGGCCTTCAGCTTGCTGGGCACCACCTTTGGCGTCGGCCTGGCCTTTGGCCCGATCCTCGCCGGGGTCTTGGTGGAACACAGCGGCTGGCGCGCGATCTTCGTCTCCGGCGCGCTGATCGGTGGCCTGTCCCTGGCCTTTGGCGTGCCGCGCATGCAGGAGTCCAGGGATCCCGAGGCCCGGGGCGTGGACTGGCCCGGCACCTTGAGTTTCACCCTGGCCCTGGTGCTGCTGACCTGGGGCATCCTGCAAGCGCCGCAAAGCGGTTGGGGCAGTCCCTGGGTCCTGGCGTTGCTGGCGGGGGCGCTGCTGGCGCTGGGGCTGTTCATTGTCGTGGAGCGGCGGGCGGCGCGACCGATGCTTGATCTGTCGCTGTTTCGCTACCCGCGTTTTGTCGGGGTGCAGGTGCTGCCCATCGCCACCTGCTACTGCTACGTGGTGCTGCTGATCCTGCTGCCGATCCGCTTTATCGGTGTCGAAGGCTACAGCGAGATCGACGCCGGAATCCTGATGATGGCCCTGTCGGCCCCTATGCTGGTGGTGCCCTTTGCCGCGGGCTGGCTCAACCGCTGGTTCAGCGCCGGCAACCTGTCGAGCCTGGGGTTGCTGGTGGCCGCCGGCGGGCTGTTCTGGCTCAGTCGGATCGAGCCGGGGCAGGCCGCTGTCCAGCGCGCCTGGCCATTGCTGGTGATCGGCCTGGGCAGCGGATTGCCCTGGGGCTTGATGGATGGGCTGTCGGTGAGCGTGGTGCCCAAGGAGCGGGCCGGCATGGCCAGTGGCATCTTCAGTACCACCCGGGTGGCGGGCGAGGGCATTGCCCTGGCCCTGGTGGTGGCGTTGCTGGCGGGGCTGTTGCAGCACGCTCTTGGGCCTCAGGCGACGCCGGGGGAATCCCTGGCGCTGGCGGCCCGGCAGTTGGCCGGTGGCGATCTGGCGGCCAGTGCCGGGTCCTTGCCGACCTTGCCCCGGGAGGCGTTGCTGCACCTTTACTCCCAGGCCTTCAGCCAGCTGTTGCAGGTGTTGATGCTCATCACCCTGCTGGCGGCCCTGGTGGTCAAGGTGGCGCTGCATGAGCCGCGCCACCCGCACCGCCTTGGAAACTGATCAGCGGAACTCGAAGAACTTGTAGTGCAGGTTGGCTTCGGGAATCCGGTACTCGTTCATCAGTTCCCGTACCTGGGCCAGCAGGCCCTTGGGTCCGCAGAAGCTGATCTGGATCTGCTGCGGGTCGGTTTCCGTGGCCGTGCGTTTGAGGGTCTGGGCCAGGGACTCGGTGCCGCCGCTGTTGGCGACGAAGTCCACGCCGCGGGCCTGGGCCATGCCTTGCAGGGTGTCGACGCTGGGAAAGGCCCGGGACGGGTTGTAGCAATACACCAGGGTGGCCTTGTCGAATTCTCCGGCGGCCGCGTCCTGCAACCAGGAAATGAACGGCGAGATGCCCACGCCACCACCGATCCAGATTTCCCGAGCCGCTTCCTGGGGCCGCTTGAAGCGGCCATAAGGCGCGTAGAGGTCAGCGCGCATGCCGACCTTCACCTGTTTGCGCAGCCGTTGGGTGTAGTCGCCGAGGGCGCGGATCACGAATTCGATGCGCCCATCCTCGGCCTGGGCGCTGGCGATGGTGAAGGGGTGCGGCTCGCGCAGGCCCTTTTCCTGCATCGACAGAAAAGCGAACTGCCCGGCCTTGAACGGAAAACCCCGGCCCAGGGGGCGCAGTTCCAGGTGCAGGGAGTTCTTCTCCACCCGGACCGCGCTCACCTGGTATTCGCCGGCCTTGGCCACGAACGGGTAGAGCAGCAGTTTGTACAGGGCGCCCAGCACCCCGAGGACGCACAGCGCGCCCAGCCACAGGCCCGATGGCGAGTCCAGGGTGATCGGCGACTTGAAGCTCACGCCGTGCAGGATGACGATCAGGAACAGCGGCCCGGACAGCTTGTGCCACCAGCGCCACTGGCTGTAGGGGATGTTGCGGTTCAGCGCCAGGAGCACGATCAGGCCCAGGGCCACATAGCTCAACTGGCGCACCAGGCGGGTCCAGTATTTGGACAGTTCGAGGATCGGCACGCTGTTCCATTCGTCCAGGTTGGCCTTGAACACCAGGTGATAGCTGGCGAACGCCAGGGCCCAGATTCCCAGCCATTTATGCACCTCGTAGACCCGGTCGAGGCCACCGAACAGGCGCTCGACAAAACCCCAGCGGGCCGCCAGCAGGCAGGACAGGGCCATGTAGGCCAGGGCCGTGCTGCCCAGGATCATGCTCAGGGTGGCGGAGGTCAGCCAGGTGGCGGAAGGAATCTCCAGCAGGAGGGTGAAGGTGGTGATCAGCAGAACGCCGATTATCGTGTGCCAGGTTTTCAAGGGTGCATGACTCCGCTCAGGAAATGCCGTCATGGCATGAACATCGATTGCCGCACAGGCCCCGTGGTCATGGGGGCGACGCCAAAAGGCGCGATGCGTGGAGTGGTGTGGCGCTGGGGCATAGCAGGATATGACAGCTTTGTTCGCGCGTAACCGGAGGCCATTCTAGCGCCTGAACCTTAATTCAAGCTGATGCGGGTCACCGATTCGGTATTTTGCGATTGACGAAAATGATCGAAACTCAATTGCATTTCGATTTCCTGTGCACGGCGTGGGTGCGGCTGGCTCCTACGGATGGCGTTGGCGCGGCTGGTAGCGCAGATGTGCACTTGGGTGTGCTGCGCAGGCCCTGGCGTGCGTCTAGCAGCCATAGCCCCGCAGCCGTACCGGGGCCCGTGATGATGAGCCTGAACATGCAAGCCCTGTTGAACCAGATTCTCGATGAAGTCCGCCCCCTGATCGGCCAAGGCCGGGTCGCCAACTACATTCCGGCCCTGGCCGATGTGCCGGCCAACCAGTTGGGGATTGCCGTATACGGCAACGATGGCCAGGTGTTCAGCGCCGGTGACGCGGACACGCCATTCTCGGTGCAAAGTATTTCCAAGGTCTTCAGCCTGGTGCAGGCCATCGGCCATTCCGGCGAAGCGATCTGGGAACGCCTGGGCCACGAGCCCTCGGGACAACCCTTCAACTCCCTGGTGCAACTGGAGTTCGAGCGCGGCCGTCCGCGCAATCCCTTTATCAACGCCGGGGCCCTGGTGATCTGCGACATCAACCAGTCGCGCTTCGCCGCGCCGGCCTTGTCCATGCGCGATTTCGTCCGGCGCCTGTCGGGCAACCATCAGGTGCTGGTGGATGGCCGGGTGGCGGAGTCGGAATATCAGCACCGGGCCCGCAATGCGGCCATGGCCTACCTGATGCAGTCCTTCGGCAACTTCCATAACGATGTCGAAGCGGTGCTGCGCAACTATTTCAGTCATTGCGCGCTGCGCATGAGCTGCGTCGATCTGGCACGGGCGT
Protein-coding sequences here:
- a CDS encoding YqjD family protein, with the translated sequence MPRKSAAQAENDQIKDQAFSELQALIEESEKLLKGSATLVGEEGESLRRQVSLKLKQALDSVSHVRERSKPVVDATEQYIGGHPWQTVAISAGVGLVVGLLLGRRS
- a CDS encoding LysR family transcriptional regulator; protein product: MNQMNIASVDLNLLKAFEALHDESSASRAALRLGVTQSAMSAALRRLRELYGDPLFVRTGRGLAPTLKANQLKPVVSDALNKCRQSLAMVAPDTGDYQGRSVTLGLSDDFEIAYGRQMIEAVARRAPKLRLIFRQTHSQIVAEALLQRSVDLAISAGGFAERLLSRQVLGEGAYLCLADPASLAPGQQGISLEEFVAREHLLVSSQGFIGITDEGLANLGLSRRVCASTTHFAALPFLLKGSQAVATIPDHAARRIAELTGLQLLPCPLALPRYPIELGWRTSPQTDPLLVKVREAIVESFALTCSPPSGD
- a CDS encoding carbon-nitrogen hydrolase family protein, yielding MPKSIVAALQIGALPEGKAATLEQILSYQAAIIEAGAQLVVMPEALLGGYPKGEGFGTQLGYRLPEGREAFARYFANAIDVPGAETEALAGLSARTGANLVLGVIERSGSTLYCTALYFDPQAGLVGKHRKLMPTGTERLIWGKGDGSTLPVLDTQVGRLGAVICWENMMPLLRTAMYAQGIEVWCAPTVDEREMWQVSMRHIAHEGRCFVVSACQVQASPEELGLEIANWPAQRPLIAGGSVIVGPMGDVLAGPLVGRAGLISAEIDTADLVRARYDYDVAGHYARPDVFELSVDQRPRPGVRFT
- a CDS encoding GNAT family N-acetyltransferase, which codes for MIGSLPTLHTERLLLRPLELADAEAIQQLFPHWEVVRYLNALVPWPYPADGALSFVRDLALPAMARGTEWHWTLRLRSNPGQMIGSISLMDETDNHRGFWLAPAWQGHGYMSEACEAVDHYWFEVLQQPLMRVPKAAPNQGSRRISERGGMRLIRSEAGEFVSGRFPVDLWEITREEWRRLR
- a CDS encoding LysR family transcriptional regulator, which codes for MDNLNGLHVFVCVVQSGSLVAAGERLGLSASAVGKALSRLEQRLGVRLLNRSTRRLSLTDEGTLFYERGQRIVDQVQEAEAELARLSDAPRGRLRVSLPAIGYRMLLPILPAFSARYPDIELDLDFNDRLIDVIAEGVDAVIRSGELPDSQLKSRSLGPFGFVLVGAPGYFARRGTPQTPRDLEHHACLRYKFPGGTQLQQWRLHLADSAAPLVLGSALTSNNLESLIHAATQGLGIAYVPDFVVGGALADGSLVSVLDDYQQERGKFSILWPNSRHLLPKLRVFVDFLGEHLLLGKPHKES
- a CDS encoding MFS transporter; its protein translation is MNPELDLSLGLPARTRERGAYGVLAAVCLAALMLPLTFVGVAVATPAIARELGGSPLALSWTTNAFMLAFGSVLMAAGTLADEYGRKRLFSLGVALFGLSSLALVFVPSLLWLNLLRGVQGLAGAAALAGGSAALAQAFDGPTRTRAFSLLGTTFGVGLAFGPILAGVLVEHSGWRAIFVSGALIGGLSLAFGVPRMQESRDPEARGVDWPGTLSFTLALVLLTWGILQAPQSGWGSPWVLALLAGALLALGLFIVVERRAARPMLDLSLFRYPRFVGVQVLPIATCYCYVVLLILLPIRFIGVEGYSEIDAGILMMALSAPMLVVPFAAGWLNRWFSAGNLSSLGLLVAAGGLFWLSRIEPGQAAVQRAWPLLVIGLGSGLPWGLMDGLSVSVVPKERAGMASGIFSTTRVAGEGIALALVVALLAGLLQHALGPQATPGESLALAARQLAGGDLAASAGSLPTLPREALLHLYSQAFSQLLQVLMLITLLAALVVKVALHEPRHPHRLGN
- a CDS encoding ferric reductase-like transmembrane domain-containing protein produces the protein MKTWHTIIGVLLITTFTLLLEIPSATWLTSATLSMILGSTALAYMALSCLLAARWGFVERLFGGLDRVYEVHKWLGIWALAFASYHLVFKANLDEWNSVPILELSKYWTRLVRQLSYVALGLIVLLALNRNIPYSQWRWWHKLSGPLFLIVILHGVSFKSPITLDSPSGLWLGALCVLGVLGALYKLLLYPFVAKAGEYQVSAVRVEKNSLHLELRPLGRGFPFKAGQFAFLSMQEKGLREPHPFTIASAQAEDGRIEFVIRALGDYTQRLRKQVKVGMRADLYAPYGRFKRPQEAAREIWIGGGVGISPFISWLQDAAAGEFDKATLVYCYNPSRAFPSVDTLQGMAQARGVDFVANSGGTESLAQTLKRTATETDPQQIQISFCGPKGLLAQVRELMNEYRIPEANLHYKFFEFR
- the glsB gene encoding glutaminase B, producing MQALLNQILDEVRPLIGQGRVANYIPALADVPANQLGIAVYGNDGQVFSAGDADTPFSVQSISKVFSLVQAIGHSGEAIWERLGHEPSGQPFNSLVQLEFERGRPRNPFINAGALVICDINQSRFAAPALSMRDFVRRLSGNHQVLVDGRVAESEYQHRARNAAMAYLMQSFGNFHNDVEAVLRNYFSHCALRMSCVDLARAFCFLANDGFCKHSGEQILSRRQTQQVNSIMATSGLYDEAGNFAYRVGLPGKSGVGGGIVAVVPGQFTVCVWSPELNTAGNSLVGMAALELLSQRIGWSVF